In Macaca nemestrina isolate mMacNem1 chromosome 10, mMacNem.hap1, whole genome shotgun sequence, the genomic window GGGACCTTTTTCCATATCCAATAAAAGCTGGTTCTGTCTCCCCGTGTTGACCGAGCTGCTTGAGGGTGGGGTCTGTCTTGGTCATTCAGTAGCCACTAAGTGCTTGTTGCAGGAAGTTGTGGAATAGGACTTCCTGTGTTGGTGCTGGTCAGTGTCTGGGGCTCAGCCTTGGGAGCCAAAGGTCACAGTCTGCAAGGGTGAGGCTTGTGCATTCTTAGAAATGGCTCTGTTACGTGACAGTTTGAGGGAAGCTTTGTAGAAAGAGGAAGTAGCTATTTTTTACCCCAGAAGTCTTTATTCCGTCCTTGGGATGTGGCCATTTGGACCTGTTTTACCCAGGTGTGGTACACGAGCCCCTCTTGGATGTCCTTGTCTAAGGGATATTTGAGGGTACTTCAGAAGTGTACTTTTGGGCCTCAAGAGTCGGGATGTACAACAGAGCCTCAGATCAGGGTTACCTGGGGTTGTGGCCGTGTCAGCAGGGCCTGGAGGCTGTGGGGGCCTCCTCAGCCCTTACTGGACAGGTGGGCAGGTGAGGCTGCCGCTCTCCAGGCAGTCCCACTCTCTGCTGGGAGGTAGAGGGAGCTGAGAGACACCCCAGTTCAGCTCAGGGCCTCCCACAAGAGGAGGGCCCACGTAAccagcccctgcctcctccccctgCAGGCTGGATCCTCATTGACCGCTGTGGGAAGCACTTTGGTACAATACTCAACTACCTTCGAGACGGGGCGGTGCCTTTACCCGAGAGCCGCCGGGAGATCGAGGAGCTGCTAGCAGAAGCCAAGTACTACCTGGTCCAAGGCCTGGTGGAAGAGTGCCAGGCGGCCCTACAAGTAGGCATCACCCTTTCTTCCCATATGGGCGGAGAGGCACCAAGCCTACCTGCCTTCCTCATTTTCCCTCTCTGCAAAACAGGGGCGGTTTCTGTCTGACTGAGATGTTGTGAGAGTTAATGAGTTTGCCCTGGAGCCCGATTCCTTCAGTCAGAGTGACCCCTGGGAGGCCTCCCTGGAACAGCAGGCCACCTACTGTCTCAGTCCTTGCAGCCCCCATGCTGTTGGATCTTCTCATGTGTACATCTCAACCCTTCAGCAGCAAACCCCGCTGTGTAAAACTTGGTCAGTGTTCGGGACCAATCTTAGGGTTACTCTAGTCCCAAAAGTCATTGTTGGGAGCTCAGCATAATCTCTACAGACAGACACCCCTCACTCCTTAGCTGGACAGAGCAGGACCATTGGGGTCAGGTCTGGTGACAGTAAAATCCCACAAAACCAAAATGCTTCTAGACATAGCCAACACCCCTTTATTTCAAACAAAGTTACAATGTGGCAGAGCATCAGAAGCGTCCCTTTGGGTTGTCTGGGTTGTCATAGGAATCTGGTCTGTGTGCATGAGGCCCTTGTTTGGGCCTCCCCAACACCACATGTCTGTGTCTGGCCCCGCACCGGACCAGTACCTTTAACGCTGCACACCACCTCTACTCTGAGAGTCTGAACTCACTGTAGATCTAACTGAATGTTGCagcatttacttttttattgttacTACGTTGTTAAAAGTGATGCACATGCATCTTTCAAGAAGTCAAATAGTGCTGCAAGGTTAACATCAAAAACACCACCATACCCCCTCCTATTCTCCTTCACCCCTGCAGTAACCTCTGTGAATTCTCTCAGCAGTTTTTTCTGTTCACATTTATGTTTCCACATAATTCGCCTGTGCTGCTCTTTATTGAATTCTCAGTTTTTGACATTATCTACTGGCATGACTATAGAAAACTAGAATTTAACTCACGCACTGCCCCTACCTCCACCCCCACCAAGCTTAGGCATACTCTTCCTTCTCCCATTCTCCTGGTACATTTCATCACAGTTCTGGCTAAATTCAGAGTTTACATCATGACGCATAAATATGGCTGACAGTTAAGCCACAGAGTGTacaatgattattttctttcttctgtaactGTAAGTTTGCCAGAGTTAGGGATTGCCTCATTGTTTTGTTCGcttgattttctaaatatatgttCCTACTTCAGCGCCATGTTCTCAGCGGTCTCATACTGGTGTGTTCAGACACATCAGAGGTTCTGTTTCATCTTTGTCTTGGAGACATGCCCCTGGGTCTCGTTTCTATTAGTCTGAGGTTAGACCTCCAGGACTGACCTCCTAATTCTTTCCTCTTAGTGTCTCTGGCTTTATCCTTTTGTTCTACTTGctcagaagttttaatttttcaccTTTATATTTTCAACCCTTCTatcaaaattttcatttctgCTATCATCTTTCTAACTTCTAAGAGCCTTTTCTTGCTCTCCGAATGCCCTGCTTTCCACAGCGTGCTGGTCTTGAGGCCGTATCTGCTCTCATCTGTCCGATGatactatttgttttctttcttctcccttcattATCTGActcctcctcttttcctctctttgttttggttttgctctCATGTTTAGGAGGCTTTTCACATGTAATCTGATGATGCTTGGCTGTCTGTTGAAAGAATGAGACTCTGAAAGCTTGTTTGTGCATGTATGGTGCTTGTCCACTGGGCTGCATTGTGGTGATAAGGCAGACTTTTTCAGTGGGACCCCCAGCTATCAGAATCTGTAAGCCATTTTGGGGGACAGATGGTGTTCCTGAAGAGCAATCCTCTACTGTCCTCCTGCTGATGGGTCTAGGCCTGGCCGGCTGCCTTTGGGGATCTGGAAGGGGAAGGAGCTGGGGTTGCTGGTCACTTAGTGTGATGTTCACTTCTCCCCCCGTTTTCAGAATCGCAGCTCAGCCCTGTCCTCTACTGTGCAAACCACTGCAGGAAAGTTGCCCTTTCTTCTGCCTGCGTGGGGACAGAGATGGATTTGGGGATCTTCCCAGTGCTTCCGCCCACTGGTTTCAGCTTTCCCCCTCTCCTTGGTTAACGCTCACCTGTGACCTTTCCAGCCTcaagtttttgactttttttttttttccctggtcTGCTGACCTCACTTCTCccattctttttccctttatgggtttatacttttttttattcCTCTGCAGCCATCGTAGTGGGGTTTTAGGAGCTTTTGATTAAATCACGTTTCAGCTGCTACGACGAGGGTTTATTTTTGAGTGGCTTCCTGGGCTGTGGAAAATGGTCGTCATTGTTAATACTTACTCAGCATCCTGGCCTATAATGGTCATAGCCAAAGAGCAGACTTACTGGGAAATCGAACTCCCTGTCTCCCTCATCTGGTTCACTGGTGGTAAGAAtcctcctctcttcccagccATGACTGCCCCATCTCCCCTTGCCAGAGCCTGTCTGTCCAGCAGGTCAGCTTTAAAAATGCAGTGCTAGGCAGGCCTCCTAGGCTGAAAGCATGTTTTGTTCCAGCAGAACAAAGATACTTATGAGCCTTTCTGCAAGGTCCCTGTGATCACCTCATCCAAGGAAGAACAAAAACTTATAGCGACTTCAAATAAGGTATGTTGGAGGCACCCTTGTGGAATTTCTTTTGCTACCAGAAATGATGGAGGTTCTTCTGAataacttttgaaataaaaacatgtgtAATTGCCTGAGTGAGGCCTGAGAATGGGTTCACAATGGGAAGCTACAGGTCATCTTTTGTCCTCTGCTATTGGGTCATGCGGTCCCCCTCTCCAGCCAGCAAGCTATGCTTGTCTGCCTCTTCTGCTGCAGCACAGGGCCCCAGCCCTATGGGAAGCCAGTAGATCATTGCACCTGCCTGCCAAATAATTCTTCgtcttcttcttttaaaacaacCCACAGCCGGCCGTGAAGTTGCTCTACAACAGAAGTAACAACAAATACTCATATACCAGGTAAGGCGTCAGCTGGGAAAGACAGCTCCATTTACTAGGAAAACCTCCACTCACACCAGCCAGacccagctcctctttgtaccttcagatgaggATGACCCCTCTGTACCTCTCTGCCTGGATAGACAAGTAGACAGATGGATACAGGGGTATAACTCTGAGCTCTAATTCACACATATCATAAAAGTCATCTTTCTAGAGTGCAcagtttttattatattcacaatatgtggtttttagtatattcacacgTTGTGAggccatcaccactatctaattttagaactttttcacTGCCTGAAAAGAAACCCTCTattcattagcagtcactccccattttcccTCAGCCATTGCCTCCCCAACCCCACAGCCCTAGGTtaccactaatctgttttctgtcttaatgaatttgcctgttctggacatttttaTGTGAATGGAATTGCATAATATGTAGCGTTTTATGACCAGATTCCTTCACTCATCATAGTGAGATTACCTAAGAGGTTTtcagggtttatccatgttgtagcatgaatcaatacttcattctttttatggcaggATAATGTTCCACAGTggggaccacattttctttacccattcatcagttgatggacatctgggttgtttgccctttttggctattgttttaatactgttatgaacattcatgcaGTCTTCGTGTGGacatgtttttcatttctctaggagcagaattgctgggtcatgtggtaactctAGGTTTAATCATTCGAGGacctgccaaactgttttctaaagtggcttcaccattttacattcccaccagcaatatatgcaGGTTTCTAGAATGCCATTTGGCCCTTGAAAACATATGGCTCTAACTCGGGAACTTGAGGGATGCCGGGAGGATTTAATGAAGTTACTCGAGATCTTTAAAAAGACCTGGGATACAGAGTCTCCCTTGGGCAGTGCCATTCTGCTCCTCGTGGGGCTCGGTGAGGCGCTCTCCTCCACCTGGTGCCTCTGCCCAGAGGCTGTCACTCAAGCACGATGGTTAGGAGCACTCAGGCTTAGGGGCCAGGGCTGTCTTTTGGGGGGCCTGTCTGCCATTGATTAGGTTCAGCCTCGAGCAATTAATTTCTCTGATCCTAACTTTCCTTCTTGAGCGATTGAGATTGGAGTGCATTTGTCATGGGATTCGTGTGAGGTTGAAATGAGATAGTGGAGAAAGTGGGCTCAGTAAGGCCCTGCATGTAGAAGGGCCCAGCAAATGATGGCAGTTTTTACCAGCTTGTGGTCACCGTATCAAATGCTCTTTTGCAGCAATTCTGACGACAATATGTTGAAAAACATTGAACTGTTTGATAAGCTGTCTCTGCGCTTTAACGGAAGGGTCCTATTCATAAAGGATGTCATTGGGGATGAAATCTGCTGCTGGTCCTTTTACGGTCAGGGCCGGAAGATTGCTGAAGTCTGTTGTACCTCCATTGTCTACGCCACTGAGAAGAAACAGACCAAGGTAAGAGCCTCGAGAGGACAGTTTGGAGTGGCTGTTCTGAAACACACCTGTAGAACTTCCTTTCACTTGAGCACAATACAGAGGGAAACGCTTTTAAAATGCTTTGGTTGGCTTGTGACTGCTCATcgttaaaatatttatcttttagaCCCTGCAAAGAGCCAAATGTAGGGTCCATCTGGCATTCCTTAGTTCCCTACCTTGCTGGCTTCCTTCCAAGCACGCTTGACTCCCTGACTGCGCTGGACTCTGGGGATCTCTTTTTATATCATCCTCTCCAAACCAGTAGGCTTGACCTGTCCTTTGACCTCTCCCACCGTGCCATTCCACAAAGCTGGATTGCTCTGCATAGTGCTGCTAGAGATCTGGTCCCCGCTTCATTGAATTTGCCTGCCCTTTTGGGGCTCTGCAATtgggttttctgtctttttaaacttttaattcaCACTATACACTGTCATTTCTTTAACCTATCTAAGGGAAATCTGGCTATCCAGTGACACGCAGCAGGTCTGCTGTGGGCCGACGGTCATGCCTCTTGTCACCCTCGCACAGGAGGCTCAGGAGACTGAGCCTGTAGGTCCCCTACTCACGTTATTACTGTCCCTGCAGCTTTTGGGGGTACACAGCTCTGCATGAGACTGTAGCTGACCTCGAACAAAAAGCACATGAGAAAAAATCACATCACAAAGTAGAAACCAGAGTCTCTTTTTTaacttattatttaaaatttaagccGTACACAGAATTATAGTGTGGTGATCTCCCCTGTGCCATCATGCCACATCAAGGGCCATCAGCTCAGGCACTCTCACTCAGTCTGTATCTGCTCCACGTCCCCAGCactgacaggatgaattggacaACATATTTTATTCCTAAGCATTCAAAATTATCCTAAAAGAATGATAAGGGCAAAACACTGAGGTTCTTTTTGCTTTCAAAGATCCCAGGGGTGGGGGCGAGCCAGAATCATCTGCCTCTCTCTCCACATTGGCAAGACATCATACCCCTTTTCTCCTGTGACCTGTTTCTTTTAGGGCTGTGAATTCTTCCTGTAATTAGACCCCATTCTGTCatggtttgattttttaaaatatgcctgGGCTGCCTCTGCCCTTGGGTATTAAAAGGAGAGTCATCATATTGATTGAGCTTTAAAAGATTAAGACTTCTCATTTTTAGAGCTTAATAAGGAACAAGGGGATTTAGAGAACACGTGATCTGATCCCAGCTGTTTCTGGATTAGCAGACAGGTTCAGGAGTGGCGTGTTCTTGTGTTTGTACAGCTAGGTATTGGCAGAGCCAGGATGGGAAGCCAAgggcctctttctttctctttttgttttgagagagagtgttgctccgtcacccaggcttgCATACAGTGACGCAATCATATCTCAATgcaaccttgagctcctgggctcaagtgatcctcctgcctcagccttctgagtagctgggtccacaggtgcatgctaccacacctggctcattttatttatttttgtagggactgggtttcactatgttgcccaggctggtctcaacctcctggcctcaagtgatccccccaccttggcctcccaaagtgttgggattacaggcatgagctactgcgcccagcccgtGTCACTTGACTCTCCTCTCTCATCTCCAGTCTGTTACTGAGCCCTACTGGgaagttgtgtttttgtttggggCTGTTGGTTATTGTATTTGTCAGTTCTCAAGTGCTTATTTGGTTTTTCTATCTCCTTGCTGAGACTCCCTTTGTTTCCATTTGCTCTAACCCTTATTTACTGGAACATGTTAATAATAGCTGCTGCCAGGTCTTTGTCAGGTAATTCCAAAACCTTGTGTCATCTTGGCACTGGCATCTGTGAGTTATTTCCCGCAGGAGTTGAGAATTTCTTGGTTCTTGTGTATTGAGAAATTTTGATTGTATCCTAAACATTTTGAATATTGTTAAAGGGCTCCAGGCCTTGTTTAAATCCTAGGGAGAacattgatgtttttgttttagcaggCAGTTGACCCAGTTGGGCTCAGGCTGCAAGCTCTAACCAGCCTTCTGTAGTTTGTAGTTGCAATGACAGTTTGGCTTTCACAGCCTTCAAATCTGTCCCAGCTGTGTGCCACGCTGTGGCCCGTCTGTCCTGGGCAGTATCTCTTGCAGCATTCAGTTCTTTCGGGTCTGCTTACGCGGTTTAGGGGCAGATCTTGCAGCTGGGTGTGGGTCTAGGAGTTCATATACAACTTCACAGGCTGCTTCTCAAGCTCCTCGTCCTTTGTAATCTCCGCAGTTCTCTAAGCATCCCTGGAGTCCCCTTTTCTGATCAGCCAGCCAGAAAGCTGGGGGGTTTACTCACCCGCTTTGCCACCTACTTTCTGTGACCGTGCCTGTATTTTGGGCCCAGCAGCATGAAGATAGAAAAAGCAACCAGATTCACCCAATCCTGCTGAGACCACAGCTCTTCTCATCAGTAAAGAAGGTTCCTTCCTCAGAGTTTTGACTCCTGCAGGCTCTGGTTGCTGCCACAGGAATGCTCAGGTCCGGgtgcaagaaaataaagaaaaggactgagcatggtggctcacacctgtaatcccacgctttgggaggctaaagcagaaggattgctcgagtccaggagttcaagaacagcctgggcaacatagcaacaccctgtctctaccaaacataaaaaaaaaaaatagctgggcatggtggcatgtgcctgtagtctcaactacttgggaggctgaggtgggagaatcatttaagcccagtagttcaagaccagcctgggcaacatatcatcacacccatctctacaaaaaaattttaaaagttagttgggtgactgggcgtggtggctgatgcctgtaatcccagcactttgggaggctgaggcgggcggatcacgaggccaggagatcgagaccatcctggctaacatggtgaaaccctgtctctactaaaaaatacaaaaaattagcagggcgtggtggtgggcacctgtagtcccagctacttgggaggctgaggcaggagaatggcttgagcccaggaaacggagcttgcagtgagccgagattgtgccactgcactccagctggggcgacagagtgagactccgtctcaaaaaaaaaaaaaaaaaaaaagttagttgggcatggtgatgcatgcctatagtctcaactacttggggaggctgaggtgggagaatcatttgagcctaggagttcagggctgcagtgagctatgattgtgccactgcactccaccctgggtgatggagcaacacgctctcaaaacaaaaaagagaaaagaaagaggcccTTGGCTTCCCATCCTAGCTCTGCCCCAAACCAGCTTCACAAACACAAGAACACACCGCTCCTGAACCTGGTCTGCCAATCTGGAAACAGTTGGGATCAGACCATGTGGTCTCTAAATCCCCTTGCTCCTTATTAAGCTctaaaaataagtcttaaaattttaaagcttAGTTAGCCAGAGCCCATatctaaaaaaaaggaaagaaaaccaggaTTTCCTCCCACCTCTCTGCTGTTAGACTCGGTGGCCTCCCTGGCCACTAGAGACCTTCTGGAGGTCTTCTGTCCTGGTGCCATTTCAGGGTTTCAGGTTGCATCAGTGCTGGCAGCGGCAAAGAATAAACTCACCGTTGGGCATTACTCCAAATTCTGTCGTTCCCCCATCCACCTGCCACGATTTACTTCTGAGTCCACAGTTAGCTGCTGCGTGCATCGCATCCTGGCTTTGTAGTGTCAGTGAGGAAGACGGGGTAGAGTGTGCCTGCTCCGTTTTTCCCAGAACTGGAACCTCTGAATTC contains:
- the LOC105493451 gene encoding BTB/POZ domain-containing adapter for CUL3-mediated RhoA degradation protein 3 isoform X3; its protein translation is MEEMSGESVVSSAVPAAATRTTSFKGTSPSSKYVKLNVGGALYYTTMQTLTKQDTMLKAMFSGRMEVLTDSEGWILIDRCGKHFGTILNYLRDGAVPLPESRREIEELLAEAKYYLVQGLVEECQAALQQNKDTYEPFCKVPVITSSKEEQKLIATSNKPAVKLLYNRSNNKYSYTSNSDDNMLKNIELFDKLSLRFNGRVLFIKDVIGDEICCWSFYGQGRKIAEVCCTSIVYATEKKQTKVEFPEARIYEETLNILLYEAQDGRGPDNALLEATGGAAGRSHHLDEDEERERERIERVRRIHIKRPDDRAHLHQ
- the LOC105493451 gene encoding BTB/POZ domain-containing adapter for CUL3-mediated RhoA degradation protein 3 isoform X1, whose protein sequence is MSQDLSLSCGEEMSGESVVSSAVPAAATRTTSFKGTSPSSKYVKLNVGGALYYTTMQTLTKQDTMLKAMFSGRMEVLTDSEGWILIDRCGKHFGTILNYLRDGAVPLPESRREIEELLAEAKYYLVQGLVEECQAALQQNKDTYEPFCKVPVITSSKEEQKLIATSNKPAVKLLYNRSNNKYSYTSNSDDNMLKNIELFDKLSLRFNGRVLFIKDVIGDEICCWSFYGQGRKIAEVCCTSIVYATEKKQTKVEFPEARIYEETLNILLYEAQDGRGPDNALLEATGGAAGRSHHLDEDEERERERIERVRRIHIKRPDDRAHLHQ
- the LOC105493451 gene encoding BTB/POZ domain-containing adapter for CUL3-mediated RhoA degradation protein 3 isoform X4 — its product is MEEMSGESVVSSAVPAAATRTTSFKGTSPSSKYVKLNVGGALYYTTMQTLTKQDTMLKAMFSGRMEVLTDSEGWILIDRCGKHFGTILNYLRDGAVPLPESRREIEELLAEAKYYLVQGLVEECQAALQNKDTYEPFCKVPVITSSKEEQKLIATSNKPAVKLLYNRSNNKYSYTSNSDDNMLKNIELFDKLSLRFNGRVLFIKDVIGDEICCWSFYGQGRKIAEVCCTSIVYATEKKQTKVEFPEARIYEETLNILLYEAQDGRGPDNALLEATGGAAGRSHHLDEDEERERERIERVRRIHIKRPDDRAHLHQ
- the LOC105493451 gene encoding BTB/POZ domain-containing adapter for CUL3-mediated RhoA degradation protein 3 isoform X2 — its product is MSQDLSLSCGEEMSGESVVSSAVPAAATRTTSFKGTSPSSKYVKLNVGGALYYTTMQTLTKQDTMLKAMFSGRMEVLTDSEGWILIDRCGKHFGTILNYLRDGAVPLPESRREIEELLAEAKYYLVQGLVEECQAALQNKDTYEPFCKVPVITSSKEEQKLIATSNKPAVKLLYNRSNNKYSYTSNSDDNMLKNIELFDKLSLRFNGRVLFIKDVIGDEICCWSFYGQGRKIAEVCCTSIVYATEKKQTKVEFPEARIYEETLNILLYEAQDGRGPDNALLEATGGAAGRSHHLDEDEERERERIERVRRIHIKRPDDRAHLHQ
- the LOC105493451 gene encoding BTB/POZ domain-containing adapter for CUL3-mediated RhoA degradation protein 3 isoform X5, whose amino-acid sequence is MSGESVVSSAVPAAATRTTSFKGTSPSSKYVKLNVGGALYYTTMQTLTKQDTMLKAMFSGRMEVLTDSEGWILIDRCGKHFGTILNYLRDGAVPLPESRREIEELLAEAKYYLVQGLVEECQAALQQNKDTYEPFCKVPVITSSKEEQKLIATSNKPAVKLLYNRSNNKYSYTSNSDDNMLKNIELFDKLSLRFNGRVLFIKDVIGDEICCWSFYGQGRKIAEVCCTSIVYATEKKQTKVEFPEARIYEETLNILLYEAQDGRGPDNALLEATGGAAGRSHHLDEDEERERERIERVRRIHIKRPDDRAHLHQ
- the LOC105493451 gene encoding BTB/POZ domain-containing adapter for CUL3-mediated RhoA degradation protein 3 isoform X7, with amino-acid sequence MALNLSEPLFYPWKMQGNELPSKKNWWKGWILIDRCGKHFGTILNYLRDGAVPLPESRREIEELLAEAKYYLVQGLVEECQAALQQNKDTYEPFCKVPVITSSKEEQKLIATSNKPAVKLLYNRSNNKYSYTSNSDDNMLKNIELFDKLSLRFNGRVLFIKDVIGDEICCWSFYGQGRKIAEVCCTSIVYATEKKQTKVEFPEARIYEETLNILLYEAQDGRGPDNALLEATGGAAGRSHHLDEDEERERERIERVRRIHIKRPDDRAHLHQ